In Primulina eburnea isolate SZY01 chromosome 3, ASM2296580v1, whole genome shotgun sequence, one DNA window encodes the following:
- the LOC140825893 gene encoding meiotic nuclear division protein 1 homolog isoform X3 — MQSVKDVIQSLVDDDLVFKDKIGTSVYFWSLPSCAGNQLRNIHKKLDSELQCCKKRYIEQVDHCNSLKKGREESDERDEALDELKAIEQKYNALKDEIAQYADNDPATFEAMKNTIEVAHAATNRWTDNIFTLRQWCSKNFPQAKEQLDNLYNEVGITDDFDYVELPAAIPICSIGDQMPEVDI, encoded by the exons GATGACCTTGTTTTCAAGGACAAGATAGGAACTTCG GTATATTTTTGGAGCCTTCCTAGCTGTGCTGGCAACCAG CTAAGAAACATACACAAAAAGCTCGACTCTGAACTTCAATGTTGTAAAAAAAGATACATAGAACAAGTTGATCACTGCAATTCTCTGAAAAAGGGACGAGAGGAATCT GATGAACGAGATGAGGCACTTGACGAGCTCAAAGCAATCGAACAGAAATATAATGCGCTTAAG GATGAGATCGCACAATATGCTGACAATGATCCGGCTACCTTTGAAGCAATGA AAAATACTATTGAAGTAGCCCATGCAGCAACCAACAGATGGACAG ATAACATCTTCACTCTGCGACAGTGGTGTTCAAAAAACTTCCCTCAAGCAAAAGAGCAACTTGATAACCTTTACAACGAG GTAGGAATAACTGATGACTTCGATTATGTGGAGTTACCTGCTGCTATTCCAATCTGCTCTATCGGAGATCAGATGCCTGAAGTTGATATTTAA